A genomic segment from Lignipirellula cremea encodes:
- a CDS encoding 50S ribosomal protein bL37: MAKPHRKLKKANHGKRPANAKARKARRDKVKT, from the coding sequence ATGGCCAAGCCGCATCGTAAATTGAAGAAAGCGAATCACGGGAAACGTCCCGCTAACGCCAAAGCCCGCAAAGCCCGTCGCGACAAAGTTAAAACCTAG
- a CDS encoding sugar phosphate isomerase/epimerase family protein: MQLGFVSAILPESTLEEVFAAAAEFGYDCVELMCWPQGKAERRYAGVTHLDTARFDQGAAEETLALADRYGVAISGLGYYPNPLSPDAAEAEGAVAQIRSVIAAAAVLGVRRMNTFIGRDWKLSVDDNWPRFLQTWEPIIRFAEEQNVQVGIENCPMLFTDDEWPGGKNLAISPAIWSRMFEAIPSTHFGLNYDPSHMVWQQMDYLQPLVDFADRIFHVHAKDVRVDRRLLDQVGILAKPIEYHTPKLPGLGEVDWGRFCSVLGDSGYTGPVCVEIEDRIYEGSLAARRQALQLSSHYLRNFIPRLPR; the protein is encoded by the coding sequence ATGCAGTTAGGTTTTGTGAGTGCGATTCTGCCCGAATCCACGCTGGAGGAAGTCTTCGCGGCGGCAGCGGAGTTTGGCTACGATTGCGTCGAGCTGATGTGCTGGCCGCAAGGGAAAGCCGAACGGCGTTACGCGGGCGTCACCCATCTTGACACGGCCCGTTTTGACCAGGGCGCGGCCGAGGAAACGCTGGCGCTGGCCGATCGCTATGGCGTGGCGATCAGCGGCCTGGGCTACTATCCCAACCCGCTTTCTCCCGACGCCGCCGAGGCGGAAGGCGCCGTCGCGCAGATCCGCAGCGTGATCGCGGCCGCCGCGGTGCTGGGCGTCCGTCGCATGAACACGTTCATCGGCCGCGACTGGAAGCTGTCCGTCGACGACAACTGGCCCCGCTTCCTGCAGACCTGGGAACCGATCATTCGCTTCGCCGAAGAACAGAACGTGCAGGTCGGCATTGAGAACTGCCCCATGCTGTTCACCGACGACGAATGGCCCGGCGGCAAGAACCTGGCGATCAGCCCGGCCATTTGGAGCCGCATGTTCGAAGCGATCCCCAGCACGCACTTTGGGCTGAACTACGACCCGTCGCACATGGTCTGGCAGCAAATGGATTACCTGCAGCCCCTGGTCGATTTCGCCGACCGCATCTTCCACGTGCACGCCAAAGATGTGCGCGTCGACCGCCGCCTGCTGGACCAGGTCGGCATCCTGGCGAAACCGATCGAGTACCATACGCCCAAACTGCCCGGCCTGGGCGAAGTCGACTGGGGCCGCTTCTGCTCCGTCCTGGGCGACTCGGGCTATACCGGTCCGGTCTGCGTGGAGATCGAAGACCGTATCTACGAAGGATCGCTCGCCGCCCGGCGCCAGGCTTTGCAGCTGAGCAGCCATTACCTGCGCAACTTTATTCCCCGCTTGCCCCGCTAG
- a CDS encoding outer membrane protein assembly factor BamB family protein yields MIRYAWLFCLLLPCAASAEQPNWNQFRGPAGDGHATAVNLPVELSETKNLVWKTAIRGKAWSSPVAWGDQIWLTTAPEDGKQLSLLCVDFKTGEIIKDIVVFDNPDPAFCHGMNSYATPTPVIEEGRIYVHYGSAGTAAVDTASGEVLWTRRDLPCDHFRGAASSPIVFEDLLIIPFDGFDVQYVAALNKKDGTTAWKTPRTFDFGTKNGDNKKAYCTPAVFEVNGSPQLVCPAAVATETLDPRTGKLLWTVFHGGMNASARPLYGEGLIFITNGMGRMVAAAPPAAGSDEAEVAWESSKGVPKKASLLLIDGLLYMAADTGVVSCVEPKTGDVIWSERLVKEYAASPLYADGRIYLFGREGEIHVLQPGREFKLLAETKLANGFMASPAVVDDSILVRSTSDLYRFEKP; encoded by the coding sequence ATGATCCGTTACGCCTGGTTATTCTGTTTACTTCTGCCTTGTGCCGCCAGCGCGGAGCAGCCGAACTGGAATCAGTTCCGCGGTCCGGCGGGCGATGGCCACGCCACGGCCGTGAATTTGCCTGTCGAGCTGAGCGAAACCAAGAATCTGGTATGGAAAACGGCGATCCGCGGCAAAGCCTGGTCGTCGCCCGTCGCCTGGGGCGATCAGATCTGGCTGACGACGGCCCCCGAGGACGGCAAACAGCTGTCGCTGCTGTGCGTCGATTTCAAGACGGGCGAGATCATCAAAGACATTGTGGTGTTCGACAACCCGGATCCGGCTTTCTGCCATGGCATGAACAGCTACGCCACGCCGACGCCTGTGATTGAAGAGGGCCGCATCTACGTGCATTACGGTTCGGCCGGCACAGCGGCGGTCGACACGGCATCGGGCGAGGTCCTGTGGACGCGTCGCGATCTGCCCTGCGATCACTTCCGCGGGGCCGCCTCTTCTCCGATCGTTTTTGAAGATCTGTTGATCATTCCGTTCGACGGCTTCGACGTGCAGTATGTGGCCGCGCTCAACAAGAAGGACGGTACGACCGCCTGGAAAACGCCGCGGACCTTCGACTTCGGCACCAAGAACGGCGACAACAAAAAGGCTTACTGCACGCCGGCCGTGTTTGAAGTCAACGGCAGCCCCCAGCTGGTCTGTCCGGCCGCAGTCGCGACGGAAACCCTCGATCCGCGCACCGGCAAACTGCTGTGGACCGTGTTCCATGGCGGCATGAACGCTTCGGCCCGACCGCTGTATGGCGAAGGCCTGATCTTTATCACCAACGGCATGGGCCGCATGGTCGCAGCCGCCCCGCCGGCCGCCGGCTCCGACGAAGCCGAAGTCGCCTGGGAAAGCAGCAAAGGGGTTCCCAAGAAAGCCTCCCTGTTGCTGATCGATGGCCTGCTGTACATGGCGGCCGACACCGGCGTGGTGTCCTGTGTGGAACCGAAAACGGGCGACGTGATCTGGTCGGAACGCCTGGTCAAAGAGTATGCCGCTTCGCCGCTGTACGCGGACGGCCGGATTTATCTGTTTGGCCGCGAAGGGGAAATCCACGTGCTGCAGCCCGGCCGGGAATTCAAACTGCTGGCGGAAACCAAACTGGCCAACGGCTTCATGGCGAGCCCGGCCGTGGTGGACGATTCGATTCTGGTGCGAAGCACTTCAGACCTGTACCGTTTCGAAAAGCCGTAG
- a CDS encoding carbonic anhydrase yields MNRYDSRTVFSSSLLLCLALGCSQPAAPDKTASAKPDKTASTEPDKSASTSDADVPVHHYFLKEETPPLAAWSYKGATGPAHWGSLNPAYRMAADGKQQSPIDIELPQVEPKQLPELRFDYNPETVAAMNNGHTIEHNSDESGSKLHIGDQSYQLEQFHVHTPSEHLINGKHADMEVHFVHKSAQGEVAVVAVMVNKGEHDPIQIPTYSLPSKTDELVVSYRGVHNPIDFLPKERSYLAYRGSFTTPPCTEDVRWIVLSTPVEAKPELIDQFAAILKGNNRPVQPLNGRQVSEEKQP; encoded by the coding sequence ATGAATCGTTACGATTCTCGAACTGTTTTCAGCAGCAGCCTGCTGCTTTGCCTGGCCCTCGGCTGCAGCCAGCCCGCCGCGCCGGACAAAACGGCGTCCGCTAAGCCTGATAAAACGGCGTCCACCGAGCCGGACAAATCGGCCTCGACCAGCGACGCTGACGTGCCTGTCCATCATTACTTCCTGAAAGAGGAAACACCGCCGCTGGCCGCCTGGAGCTACAAAGGCGCGACGGGCCCCGCGCACTGGGGCTCGCTCAATCCGGCCTACCGCATGGCCGCCGACGGCAAGCAGCAATCGCCCATTGATATCGAGCTGCCGCAGGTCGAACCGAAGCAGTTGCCCGAACTTCGGTTTGACTACAACCCGGAAACGGTCGCCGCCATGAACAACGGCCACACGATCGAGCACAACAGCGACGAGTCCGGCAGCAAGCTACATATTGGCGACCAGAGCTACCAGCTGGAACAGTTCCACGTGCACACCCCCAGCGAACATTTGATCAACGGCAAGCATGCGGACATGGAAGTGCACTTCGTCCACAAGTCGGCCCAGGGCGAAGTCGCCGTGGTGGCGGTGATGGTGAACAAAGGAGAGCACGACCCGATCCAGATTCCGACCTACTCGCTGCCGTCCAAAACCGATGAGTTAGTGGTGTCCTACCGCGGCGTGCACAACCCAATCGACTTCCTGCCGAAAGAGCGCAGCTACCTGGCGTACCGCGGCTCCTTCACCACGCCGCCTTGCACCGAAGACGTCCGCTGGATCGTGCTCAGCACGCCCGTCGAAGCAAAGCCCGAACTGATCGATCAGTTTGCGGCGATCCTGAAAGGGAACAACCGTCCCGTGCAGCCGCTAAACGGGCGCCAGGTGTCTGAGGAAAAGCAGCCCTAG
- a CDS encoding ThuA domain-containing protein produces the protein MKSLSVMAGCAVCLLLGSGPLVADPGVVYEGGEGPGKGKHVVLIAGDEEYRSEEGLPMLAKILSQRHGFQCTVLFSVDPETGEIDPNNQTNIPGMAALDNADMVILGLRFRELPDADMKHLVDYIHAGKPIMGLRTSTHSFNYSRNKTSPYAKYSFQNRDWPGGFGQQVLGETWINHHGQHGKESTRGVINTKQIKHPILTGVDDIWGPTDVYGVKNLPDDAVVLVRGQVLSGMEPTDKPVEGKKNDPLMPLVWTKTWQGESGKPCRVICTTMGAAVDLESAGLRRLLVNAVYWGVGLEDQISADSSVDYVGEYDPSFFGFNKAKKGVKPADHQLK, from the coding sequence ATGAAGAGTTTATCTGTAATGGCCGGCTGTGCTGTCTGCCTGTTGCTGGGCAGCGGTCCGCTGGTCGCTGACCCTGGCGTGGTTTACGAAGGCGGCGAGGGCCCCGGCAAAGGCAAGCATGTCGTGTTGATCGCCGGCGATGAAGAATATCGCTCCGAAGAAGGCCTGCCGATGCTGGCCAAAATCCTGTCGCAGCGGCACGGCTTCCAGTGCACCGTGCTGTTCTCGGTCGACCCGGAAACGGGCGAGATCGACCCCAACAACCAGACCAACATCCCCGGCATGGCCGCGCTCGATAACGCCGACATGGTCATCCTGGGACTGCGGTTTCGCGAATTGCCCGACGCCGACATGAAGCACCTGGTCGACTATATCCATGCCGGCAAACCGATCATGGGGCTGCGCACCTCGACCCACTCCTTCAATTACAGTCGAAACAAAACCAGCCCTTACGCCAAATACAGTTTCCAGAATCGCGACTGGCCCGGCGGATTCGGCCAGCAGGTGCTGGGCGAAACCTGGATCAACCATCATGGCCAGCATGGCAAGGAAAGCACCCGCGGCGTGATCAACACGAAGCAGATCAAACACCCCATCCTGACCGGCGTAGACGATATCTGGGGACCGACCGATGTATATGGCGTGAAAAACCTGCCCGACGACGCCGTGGTTCTGGTCCGCGGCCAGGTGCTGTCCGGCATGGAACCGACCGACAAACCGGTCGAAGGGAAAAAGAACGATCCGCTCATGCCGCTGGTCTGGACGAAAACCTGGCAGGGCGAATCCGGCAAGCCGTGCCGCGTGATCTGCACCACGATGGGCGCCGCGGTCGATCTGGAAAGCGCCGGCCTGCGACGTCTTCTCGTCAACGCGGTCTACTGGGGCGTGGGCCTGGAAGATCAAATCTCGGCCGACAGCAGCGTCGACTATGTGGGCGAGTATGATCCTTCCTTCTTTGGCTTCAACAAAGCGAAAAAAGGGGTCAAACCGGCCGACCATCAACTGAAGTAA
- a CDS encoding Sec-independent protein translocase subunit TatA/TatB, translated as MFGMGMQELIIIGGIAVLLFGKRLPEVARSLGGSYRQFRQGLSDFQSSVDFSGDSYSPPRNIPQRRYDEVDDYEEATAPKFEPPPSEPRPE; from the coding sequence ATGTTCGGCATGGGAATGCAGGAACTGATAATTATTGGCGGCATTGCGGTGCTGCTTTTTGGCAAACGTTTGCCCGAAGTGGCCCGGTCGCTGGGCGGAAGTTACCGCCAGTTTCGTCAGGGTCTGTCTGACTTTCAGTCTTCGGTCGACTTTTCCGGCGACAGTTATTCGCCGCCCAGGAACATTCCGCAACGACGCTACGATGAAGTCGACGATTACGAGGAAGCGACCGCTCCCAAGTTTGAGCCGCCGCCGAGCGAACCTCGTCCCGAGTAG
- a CDS encoding ROK family protein: MQRVLAGVDLGGTSIKAAIADESGAVLAQRSAPTESHRGPLAVLTIIGDLVETLAAEAGAQVQAIGVGVPGLIDIDSGVTRFLPNFTTHWRNVPVGPTLAKRFDCPVRLLNDVRTATLGELRFGHGKERPHLTLLFFALGTGVGGGVVVDGVLRRGPLGAAGELGHMVMEPQGAPCGCGSRGCLETISSGPAIAAEGVRLLRTGMAPKLHELVGGNADRISTKEMAEAAAEGDNHVALAITRAAEVLGLAAANLVSALHPDLVVLGGGVAEMGEPIFGPVRRVIREQVKMFPTDNVQVEPSLLKDKAGVLGAIALAQEAAAEAAQND, encoded by the coding sequence ATGCAACGAGTGTTAGCAGGAGTCGATCTCGGAGGCACCAGCATCAAGGCAGCCATCGCCGACGAGTCGGGCGCCGTGCTGGCCCAGCGCAGCGCCCCGACCGAATCACATCGCGGTCCGCTGGCCGTGCTGACCATTATTGGCGACCTGGTCGAAACGCTCGCTGCCGAGGCGGGCGCCCAGGTGCAGGCGATCGGCGTCGGCGTACCCGGCCTGATCGACATTGATTCCGGCGTCACCCGCTTTCTGCCCAACTTCACCACGCACTGGCGGAACGTGCCGGTCGGTCCCACGCTGGCCAAACGTTTTGATTGTCCCGTGCGGTTATTGAACGATGTCCGTACCGCCACCCTGGGCGAGCTGCGGTTCGGCCATGGGAAAGAACGCCCCCATCTGACCCTGCTGTTCTTTGCGCTGGGCACTGGCGTGGGCGGCGGGGTCGTGGTCGACGGCGTGCTGCGACGCGGCCCGCTGGGAGCCGCCGGCGAACTGGGACACATGGTGATGGAGCCGCAAGGCGCCCCCTGTGGTTGCGGCAGCCGAGGCTGCCTGGAAACCATTTCCAGCGGCCCGGCGATCGCCGCCGAAGGGGTCCGGCTGTTGCGCACCGGCATGGCGCCCAAGCTGCACGAACTGGTCGGCGGCAACGCCGATCGGATCAGCACCAAGGAAATGGCGGAAGCCGCAGCGGAGGGCGACAACCATGTCGCCCTGGCGATCACGCGGGCGGCGGAGGTGCTTGGTCTGGCGGCGGCGAATCTGGTTTCGGCGTTGCACCCCGATCTGGTCGTGCTGGGCGGCGGCGTGGCGGAAATGGGCGAGCCGATCTTCGGCCCGGTGCGGCGCGTCATCCGGGAACAGGTCAAAATGTTTCCGACCGATAACGTCCAGGTGGAGCCTTCTCTCCTGAAAGATAAAGCGGGCGTGCTCGGCGCGATCGCCCTGGCGCAAGAAGCGGCTGCAGAAGCGGCTCAAAACGATTAA
- the trmB gene encoding tRNA (guanosine(46)-N7)-methyltransferase TrmB, with protein sequence MGRGKLGKIDPALDLSRHLLPLKEAPCPLEPASYFPNTAPLEIEVGCGKGMFIAAAAQENPQRNFLGIEIAWRYAEYCAAALAEAEVENALMLQGDGEKLFREYLADNSAAAVHVYFPDPWWKQRHWKRRIMNAPFLEQVQRVMEPGAVLHFWTDVEPYFRKALGVVQAATSLQGPFEPAPDAAEYNFEHRTHFDRRMQQRERPIYRAYFLKN encoded by the coding sequence ATGGGACGAGGAAAACTCGGTAAAATCGACCCCGCACTCGATCTCAGCCGCCATCTGCTGCCGCTAAAGGAAGCGCCGTGCCCGCTGGAGCCGGCCAGCTACTTTCCCAACACGGCTCCGTTGGAAATTGAGGTCGGTTGCGGGAAAGGGATGTTCATTGCGGCCGCCGCGCAAGAGAACCCGCAGCGGAACTTTCTGGGAATTGAGATCGCCTGGCGTTACGCGGAATACTGCGCTGCCGCGCTGGCGGAGGCAGAGGTCGAGAACGCCCTGATGCTGCAGGGAGACGGCGAGAAACTGTTTCGCGAGTACCTGGCCGACAACTCCGCGGCGGCGGTGCACGTTTATTTCCCCGATCCCTGGTGGAAGCAGCGACACTGGAAACGCCGGATCATGAATGCCCCTTTCCTGGAGCAGGTGCAGCGGGTGATGGAACCGGGAGCCGTGCTCCATTTCTGGACCGATGTCGAACCGTATTTCCGCAAAGCGCTCGGCGTGGTGCAGGCGGCCACCTCGCTGCAGGGCCCATTCGAGCCGGCGCCTGATGCTGCGGAGTACAATTTTGAGCACCGCACCCACTTCGACCGCCGCATGCAACAGCGTGAGCGGCCGATTTATCGGGCTTATTTCCTCAAAAACTAA
- a CDS encoding aminotransferase class I/II-fold pyridoxal phosphate-dependent enzyme translates to MSPLLIDFAGNDYLGLARDPRLAAALSEAAAAQGISATSSRWGLGWTDLHEQLECDLAAFFGAEAACLLGQAFLGGLAWFTTVDASRRTVYCDEQSHANLTLGMQAAGLAVRRYRHCDPDDLERRLRQDQGGAIIASDAVFGISGRIAPLTALRDLSREFAADLLLDDAHGVFALGPQGRGALEAAGVQAHEATLLGSLGKALGCAGGFLVGSLDRVERLRRCPAVAGSTPLAIPLVAAAIAAIRIVRDEPERRERLQQHAVRMRQDLLAAGLATVACDTPILAAPLGDVDRAMQLADHFARHGLRIPYFPYASEPRADLLRMVARSCYTPAQLDRFSRALADRP, encoded by the coding sequence ATGTCACCGCTATTGATTGACTTCGCCGGGAACGACTACCTGGGCCTCGCCCGCGATCCGCGATTGGCGGCGGCGCTCAGCGAAGCGGCGGCCGCACAGGGGATAAGCGCTACCAGTTCCCGCTGGGGACTCGGCTGGACCGACCTGCACGAGCAGTTGGAGTGCGACCTGGCCGCCTTCTTTGGCGCCGAGGCGGCCTGTCTGCTCGGCCAGGCGTTCCTGGGCGGGCTGGCCTGGTTTACGACGGTCGACGCTTCTCGCCGCACGGTCTACTGCGACGAACAAAGCCACGCCAATCTGACCCTGGGGATGCAGGCGGCCGGCCTGGCAGTGCGACGTTATCGCCATTGCGATCCGGACGATCTGGAACGGCGGCTGCGACAGGACCAGGGCGGCGCGATCATCGCCAGCGACGCCGTTTTTGGCATCTCGGGCCGCATCGCTCCGCTCACGGCGCTGCGCGATCTGTCACGCGAGTTCGCCGCCGACCTGCTGCTCGACGACGCGCATGGCGTATTCGCCCTGGGACCGCAGGGTCGGGGCGCCTTGGAAGCCGCCGGCGTGCAGGCGCACGAAGCGACGCTGCTCGGTTCGCTGGGCAAGGCGCTCGGTTGCGCGGGCGGGTTCCTGGTCGGCAGCCTCGACCGGGTCGAACGGCTACGACGCTGCCCTGCGGTCGCCGGCAGCACGCCGCTGGCGATACCTTTGGTCGCCGCCGCGATTGCCGCGATACGGATCGTGAGGGACGAACCGGAACGACGGGAACGGCTGCAGCAGCACGCCGTCCGCATGCGACAGGACCTGCTGGCCGCCGGCCTGGCGACCGTTGCCTGCGACACGCCCATTCTCGCGGCGCCGCTGGGCGACGTCGACCGGGCCATGCAGCTGGCGGACCATTTCGCCCGGCATGGCTTGCGGATCCCTTACTTTCCGTACGCCAGCGAGCCGCGGGCCGATCTGCTACGCATGGTCGCCCGCAGCTGCTACACGCCCGCGCAGCTCGACCGTTTTTCGCGAGCGCTGGCCGACCGTCCCTGA
- a CDS encoding DUF1499 domain-containing protein: MKRRRMWIYLAVAAAISLAVVLLFLATTINDWSRDFTTNTAAMDSPLESSQSPAALAAMVRSAVDELPRWSLVEEDTTDQASRLHFTRTTALFRFVDDIRVTITPTATGSQLTARSQSRVGKGDLGQNPRNLQELLTALDRQQPTP; encoded by the coding sequence ATGAAACGCCGACGTATGTGGATCTATCTGGCAGTGGCGGCAGCGATCAGCCTGGCGGTGGTTTTGCTCTTTCTGGCGACCACGATCAACGACTGGAGTCGGGACTTCACGACCAATACGGCCGCGATGGATTCCCCGCTGGAAAGCAGCCAGTCGCCCGCTGCGTTGGCAGCGATGGTTCGCTCGGCCGTCGATGAGCTGCCGCGCTGGTCGCTGGTAGAAGAGGACACAACCGACCAGGCTTCGCGTTTGCATTTCACGCGGACCACAGCCCTGTTCCGTTTTGTCGACGATATCCGCGTAACCATCACCCCGACAGCGACCGGCAGCCAGTTGACGGCACGAAGCCAGTCCCGCGTTGGCAAAGGCGACCTGGGACAAAACCCACGGAACCTGCAGGAACTGCTTACGGCGCTTGACCGCCAGCAGCCAACTCCGTGA
- a CDS encoding 3-hydroxyacyl-ACP dehydratase FabZ family protein, which produces MSSKNLYVDLSLIDVDNPIADIETIRQYNPQRHEMEQLTAIVYENIEKHQCVGYKDITREEFWIRGHMPGMPLMPGVVMLEAMAQLSSYFVQAHNLLDAQVVGFGGLEEVRFRGPVVPGDRLFLICELTKVRPRRMIVCRFQGVVNGTIVVDGVLKGIPLPVDSLQVKD; this is translated from the coding sequence GTGTCTTCCAAGAACTTGTACGTGGACCTGTCGCTAATCGACGTGGATAACCCCATCGCCGATATCGAGACAATTCGGCAGTACAACCCACAACGCCATGAGATGGAACAACTTACGGCGATTGTGTACGAAAATATCGAGAAGCACCAATGCGTCGGCTATAAAGACATCACGCGCGAAGAGTTCTGGATCAGGGGCCACATGCCGGGCATGCCTTTGATGCCGGGCGTGGTGATGCTCGAAGCGATGGCCCAACTGTCGAGTTATTTCGTGCAGGCCCATAACCTGCTCGATGCCCAGGTGGTTGGCTTTGGCGGCCTGGAGGAAGTTCGCTTCCGCGGTCCGGTTGTGCCGGGCGATCGGCTCTTCCTGATTTGCGAGCTGACCAAAGTTCGCCCCCGCCGCATGATCGTGTGTCGCTTCCAGGGCGTCGTTAACGGGACCATTGTCGTCGATGGCGTGCTCAAGGGCATTCCCCTGCCGGTTGACTCGCTGCAGGTCAAAGACTAG
- a CDS encoding Sec-independent protein translocase subunit TatA/TatB, with amino-acid sequence MFGLPGHLELLIIAGIILLLFGHRLPGVMRSLGTGIKEFKTGLHTDPDHADNDSAKENVE; translated from the coding sequence ATGTTTGGACTACCAGGTCACTTAGAATTGCTGATCATTGCGGGCATCATTCTTCTCCTGTTCGGCCATCGCTTGCCGGGAGTAATGCGTTCGCTGGGCACCGGAATCAAAGAATTCAAAACGGGCCTGCACACCGATCCCGACCACGCTGACAACGATTCCGCCAAAGAAAACGTGGAATAA